In Phaeobacter inhibens DSM 16374, the following proteins share a genomic window:
- the trkA gene encoding Trk system potassium transporter TrkA produces the protein MKVIICGAGQVGWQIARHLSGEHNDVTVVDNNPDLVRRATDTLDVQGIAGFASYPDVLTRAGARDADMIIAATHSDEVNMVTCQVAHSVFSIQRKIARLRSKSYLEAIYSDLYRRDHLPIDVVISPEREVAAAAMQRLSAPAAFDTEMFMEGGAQLLGVQIDEDCPVVNTPLRQLTDLFSTLRAIVVGIRRDGSLFAPEPGDQLFVGDSAYVFAHVEDVSRTIEVFGKQQKRQDRVVIVGGGNVGLEVAKALESRTGRTRAKMIERNRKCAERAAETLERTIVLNGDGLDRSLMIEAGIDRADAMLAVTDDDKVNMLAAVRAKAEGCPLAIALINDPTLVPLMAPLGIDAYINPRATTVSSILRHIRYGRVRQVYSIGDAEAEVIEAEVMSTSPMAGQMIRDIDFPEGVLVGAVSKNGVVMRPTGGMRIEEGDVIALFAMAADVPEVERLMQVSIDFF, from the coding sequence ATGAAAGTTATTATTTGTGGCGCAGGTCAGGTCGGCTGGCAGATCGCCCGCCACCTGTCGGGTGAGCACAACGACGTGACCGTGGTGGACAACAATCCCGATCTGGTGCGCCGTGCTACGGATACGCTGGATGTTCAGGGGATTGCGGGCTTTGCCTCCTATCCGGATGTGCTGACCCGGGCCGGGGCGCGGGACGCGGATATGATCATCGCGGCCACCCATTCCGATGAGGTGAATATGGTCACCTGTCAGGTGGCGCATTCGGTGTTTTCCATCCAGCGAAAGATCGCGCGACTGCGCTCCAAGAGCTACCTGGAAGCGATCTATTCGGATTTATACCGGCGTGACCATCTGCCAATTGATGTGGTGATCAGCCCCGAGCGCGAGGTGGCGGCCGCGGCGATGCAACGCCTGTCTGCGCCGGCTGCCTTTGATACCGAGATGTTCATGGAGGGCGGTGCGCAGCTTCTTGGGGTGCAGATCGATGAGGATTGCCCTGTCGTCAACACGCCGCTGCGCCAGCTGACCGATCTGTTTTCGACCCTGCGCGCCATTGTGGTCGGTATCCGCCGGGATGGCAGCCTGTTTGCACCTGAGCCGGGTGACCAGCTCTTTGTGGGCGACAGTGCCTATGTGTTTGCCCATGTCGAGGACGTGAGCCGCACAATCGAAGTCTTTGGCAAACAACAGAAACGTCAGGATCGTGTGGTCATTGTCGGCGGGGGGAACGTCGGGCTTGAAGTGGCGAAGGCACTGGAATCCCGTACGGGACGCACGCGCGCCAAGATGATTGAGCGGAACCGCAAATGCGCCGAGCGTGCCGCGGAGACGCTGGAACGGACGATTGTTCTGAACGGCGATGGTCTGGACCGCAGCCTGATGATTGAGGCGGGGATCGACCGCGCTGACGCCATGTTGGCGGTGACTGATGACGACAAGGTCAATATGCTGGCAGCTGTGCGGGCCAAGGCGGAAGGCTGCCCTCTGGCGATTGCGCTGATCAATGATCCGACACTGGTGCCGCTGATGGCACCGCTTGGTATTGACGCCTATATCAACCCACGTGCCACCACCGTGAGTTCGATCCTGCGCCACATTCGCTATGGCCGGGTGCGGCAGGTCTATTCGATCGGCGACGCCGAAGCGGAGGTGATTGAGGCCGAGGTCATGTCGACCTCTCCGATGGCCGGACAAATGATCCGCGATATCGATTTTCCCGAAGGTGTGCTGGTTGGCGCCGTCAGCAAAAACGGTGTGGTGATGCGCCCAACCGGCGGTATGCGGATCGAGGAGGGCGATGTGATCGCGCTCTTTGCCATGGCTGCGGATGTGCCCGAGGTCGAGCGCCTGATGCAGGTCTCGATTGACTTCTTCTAG
- a CDS encoding TrkH family potassium uptake protein, whose product MSRHRKPSQERTRGLFRLPLFLLILLVAALAMWVPAIHALILDDHQTSRSFFYSGVVGLMVVVLVGLSMGNRVPRYSMPGQLTSLLASFAVLPAFLAVPVQDALGNTSYLNAYFDMVSAITTTGADVFSDPNRLPPSVHLWRAMVGWLGGLLMWVAASAILAPLSLGGFEVTARGEPGRGTETPLHMQRADPRRKLVVVTKTLAPLYAGLTLVLWILLIITGETALVALGHAMSVLATSGISAVGGVENGASGIAGEMVMFLFMFFALSRLTFSTDTVTSGHSRLDRDPEFRIGLLIVFGVPLLLFLRHWIASFDVATTSDLMQGLHSWWGATFTVLSFLSTTGFESADWETARQWSGLNTPGMILLGLAVIGGGVATTAGGVKLLRVYALYLNGLREMERLVHPSSVSNEGKGNRRLQSNGAFVAWVFFMLFALSLAVISISLAAVGSDFEQALILTIATLSTTGPLTEIAGSEPIALIHLTATAKLILCFAMVLGRLETLAIIALMTPNLWRS is encoded by the coding sequence ATGTCGCGGCACCGCAAACCGTCGCAGGAACGGACACGGGGTCTCTTCCGCCTGCCACTGTTCCTGCTGATCCTGCTGGTGGCGGCGCTGGCGATGTGGGTGCCGGCCATCCATGCGCTGATCCTGGATGATCATCAGACCTCGCGCAGTTTTTTTTACTCCGGCGTTGTGGGGTTGATGGTGGTTGTGCTTGTCGGGCTATCGATGGGCAATCGCGTGCCGCGCTACAGTATGCCGGGGCAGTTGACCTCGCTGCTGGCCAGTTTTGCAGTGCTGCCTGCGTTTCTGGCGGTTCCGGTGCAGGACGCGTTGGGGAATACCAGCTACCTCAATGCTTATTTCGATATGGTCAGCGCCATTACCACGACGGGTGCGGATGTATTTTCCGACCCGAACCGGCTGCCGCCCAGCGTACATCTGTGGCGCGCCATGGTCGGCTGGTTGGGGGGGCTGCTGATGTGGGTTGCGGCCTCGGCCATTCTCGCACCGCTGTCGCTGGGCGGGTTTGAGGTCACCGCACGGGGCGAGCCGGGGCGGGGCACCGAAACACCCCTGCATATGCAGCGCGCGGATCCGCGCCGCAAGCTGGTGGTGGTGACCAAAACCCTCGCGCCGCTTTATGCCGGGCTGACGCTGGTGCTGTGGATTTTGCTGATCATCACCGGTGAGACAGCCTTGGTGGCGCTCGGCCATGCGATGTCGGTTCTGGCCACCTCTGGTATTTCCGCGGTTGGCGGGGTGGAGAATGGCGCCAGTGGCATTGCCGGGGAAATGGTGATGTTCCTGTTCATGTTCTTTGCCCTGTCGCGGCTCACGTTCTCGACCGATACGGTGACCAGTGGTCATAGTCGGCTGGACCGGGATCCTGAGTTCCGCATCGGCCTTCTGATCGTCTTTGGCGTGCCGTTGCTGCTGTTTCTGCGTCACTGGATTGCCAGTTTTGATGTCGCGACCACCAGCGATCTGATGCAGGGTCTGCACTCCTGGTGGGGGGCAACGTTTACTGTTTTGTCGTTCCTGTCGACCACCGGGTTTGAAAGCGCCGACTGGGAAACCGCGCGGCAATGGTCCGGGTTGAATACACCCGGCATGATCCTTCTGGGGCTGGCAGTGATTGGTGGCGGTGTGGCAACCACCGCTGGTGGTGTGAAATTGCTGCGGGTCTATGCGCTCTATCTCAATGGTTTGCGGGAGATGGAACGGCTGGTACATCCGTCCTCCGTGAGCAATGAGGGCAAGGGCAACCGGAGGCTGCAAAGCAATGGTGCTTTTGTGGCCTGGGTGTTCTTCATGCTGTTTGCTTTGTCTTTGGCGGTGATCAGCATCAGCCTCGCCGCTGTGGGGTCGGATTTTGAGCAGGCTTTGATTCTGACCATTGCGACACTCTCGACCACAGGACCGCTGACGGAAATAGCCGGGTCCGAACCCATCGCGCTTATTCATCTGACGGCCACAGCAAAGCTGATCCTGTGCTTTGCCATGGTACTGGGGCGGCTGGAAACTCTGGCGATCATTGCGCTGATGACACCAAACCTCTGGCGCAGTTGA
- a CDS encoding sensor histidine kinase NtrY-like — translation MAQRSHLRSAYGPFAALDRWRRTRRARNVGALGLVVLGPVLALSTFLIIGPFSQGVASLSLRLILLADLIYVLAVAALVLTQVGRLIAARRAKSAGSRLHLRLIGAFAFLALTPTVIVALFAGLTVNVGLEGWFSDRVRQVVGSSLAAAEAYQDQQQRDLSEDAVALARYIDNSRNRNFFISDGQLRQVLTQGQLQIQRGLQEAYVVDGAGTIRARGERSYEFDFEEPRTADISQASFEGVTLIQDWDNSELRALVRLDAFVDRFLYVSRDVDGELLSLLDDTKETAHLYQQLESERGRVLFDFVLLYLGFAVILILAAMWLGMWFAERLSRPVGRLTIAARRVGAGNLNVQVPEDDGDDEISQLGRYFNQMTLELREQRDTLLENTHQIERRRRLFDSVLMSVTSGVVGLDSEGRVTFVNRSAERLLGWSGDRQSLALAVAVPEFGPLFQELTETGADVVQGEIKVTRQGQLENLLVRMSPRRSEEDRLEGYVVAFDDVTDLVSAQRMAAWGDVARRIAHEIKNPLTPIQLSAERIKRKFAPKLGEENSDLLQSMTDVIVRQTNDLRRIVDEFSKFARMPEPERREEDLVKLLRDAVTLQKAGQPDLRIVADLPTEPMLADLDATMIGQALTNLIKNAGEAVETLKQKGTVADLDPEIRIAVSPTKSGYEVTIADNGIGLPEDRARLFEPYVTTRDEGTGLGLPIVKKIIEEHGGTLVLEDAPVFDGQAHHGAMAVIRLPAAHEAADHHKSTVKAGLT, via the coding sequence GTGGCGCAGAGGTCACATCTCCGTTCGGCATATGGGCCATTTGCGGCTCTTGACCGGTGGCGCAGAACGCGCAGGGCTCGCAATGTTGGCGCGCTCGGGCTGGTTGTTCTGGGCCCGGTGCTGGCGCTTTCGACATTTTTGATCATCGGCCCGTTTTCGCAAGGGGTGGCGTCGCTGTCGCTGCGGCTGATCCTGCTTGCCGATCTGATCTATGTGTTGGCCGTCGCGGCGCTGGTGCTGACACAGGTGGGACGTCTGATCGCCGCGCGGCGGGCCAAATCCGCAGGCTCCAGGTTGCACCTGCGTCTGATCGGGGCCTTCGCCTTTCTGGCGCTGACGCCCACCGTGATCGTGGCGCTCTTTGCCGGGCTGACGGTCAATGTCGGCCTTGAAGGCTGGTTCTCTGACCGGGTGCGGCAGGTTGTGGGTAGCTCTCTGGCGGCGGCGGAGGCCTATCAGGATCAGCAGCAACGTGACCTCTCGGAGGATGCGGTGGCGCTGGCACGCTATATCGACAACAGCCGAAACCGCAATTTCTTCATCAGCGACGGGCAGTTGCGTCAGGTGCTGACACAGGGGCAATTGCAGATCCAGCGCGGCCTACAGGAAGCCTATGTGGTGGACGGCGCCGGAACCATCCGGGCCCGTGGCGAGCGGTCGTATGAGTTCGACTTTGAGGAGCCGCGCACGGCGGATATCAGCCAGGCCTCTTTTGAAGGGGTCACCCTGATCCAGGACTGGGACAACAGCGAGCTGCGCGCGCTGGTGCGGCTGGATGCGTTTGTCGACCGGTTTCTCTATGTCAGCCGGGATGTGGACGGTGAATTGCTGAGTCTCTTGGATGACACCAAGGAAACCGCGCATCTTTATCAACAGTTGGAGAGCGAGCGGGGGCGGGTGCTGTTTGACTTTGTCCTGCTGTATCTCGGCTTTGCTGTGATCCTAATCCTGGCGGCGATGTGGCTGGGCATGTGGTTTGCCGAACGGCTGTCGCGCCCGGTCGGGCGGCTGACCATTGCGGCGCGGCGTGTCGGGGCGGGCAACCTGAATGTGCAGGTGCCGGAGGACGACGGCGATGATGAGATTTCGCAGCTGGGACGCTACTTCAACCAGATGACACTTGAGCTGCGGGAACAACGCGACACGCTGCTGGAAAACACCCATCAGATTGAGCGCCGCCGCCGGTTGTTTGATTCCGTGCTGATGTCGGTGACCTCCGGCGTGGTGGGGCTGGATTCTGAGGGGCGCGTCACCTTTGTGAACCGGTCTGCGGAGCGGCTGCTGGGGTGGAGTGGTGATCGCCAGTCGCTGGCCTTGGCGGTGGCCGTGCCGGAGTTCGGGCCGTTGTTTCAGGAGCTGACCGAAACTGGCGCCGATGTGGTGCAGGGCGAGATCAAGGTGACCCGCCAGGGGCAGCTGGAGAACCTTCTGGTGCGGATGTCCCCTCGACGGAGCGAGGAAGACCGGCTTGAGGGCTATGTGGTGGCCTTTGACGATGTTACGGACCTGGTCAGCGCGCAGCGGATGGCGGCCTGGGGCGATGTTGCGCGCCGGATTGCCCATGAGATCAAGAACCCGCTGACACCCATCCAGCTGAGTGCTGAGCGCATCAAACGCAAATTTGCGCCCAAGCTGGGCGAAGAAAACAGTGATCTCCTGCAATCCATGACAGATGTGATTGTCCGTCAAACCAACGACTTGCGCCGTATTGTTGATGAATTCTCCAAATTTGCCCGTATGCCGGAACCCGAGCGGCGTGAGGAAGATCTGGTGAAGCTGCTGCGCGATGCGGTGACCCTGCAAAAGGCAGGTCAGCCTGATCTTCGCATTGTCGCGGATCTGCCGACGGAACCGATGCTTGCGGATCTGGACGCGACGATGATTGGTCAGGCATTGACCAATTTGATCAAGAATGCAGGCGAAGCCGTTGAAACACTGAAACAAAAAGGCACGGTTGCGGATCTTGATCCTGAAATCCGCATCGCTGTAAGTCCGACGAAATCCGGCTATGAGGTCACCATCGCCGACAATGGCATCGGTCTGCCAGAAGACCGTGCCCGTTTGTTTGAACCCTATGTGACCACCCGCGACGAAGGCACAGGTCTCGGCCTGCCGATCGTCAAGAAAATTATCGAAGAACACGGCGGAACGCTGGTGCTGGAAGACGCGCCGGTTTTCGACGGTCAGGCCCACCACGGGGCCATGGCTGTGATCCGCCTGCCTGCTGCACATGAGGCGGCAGACCATCATAAGAGTACAGTGAAAGCAGGTCTGACATGA
- the ntrX gene encoding nitrogen assimilation response regulator NtrX, with protein MSDILIVDDERDIRELVSDILEDEGYATRKAGSSEECMAALNEAPPALMVLDIWLKDSQMDGIDILKVVKRDNPEIPVVIISGHGNIEIAVAAIKQGAYDFIEKPFNIDQLLVVIRRAMETSKLRRENTDLKRQDSGASEMIGASAAYRALVSQLDKVTKSNGRVMLTGPAGSGKEIAARYIHTQSNRASAPFVTVNCASIEPDRMEEVLFGRESAERGVEPGLLEQAHGGVVFFDEVADMPLGTQSKILRVLVDQQFQRVGGSDKVRVDLRVISATNKDLEREIEADRFRQELYHRLNVVPIPVPSLADRREDIPLLADHFIEQFNQSQGLPLRRLSEDAVALMQTMLWPGNVRQLKNMVERVLILGENSGPIEPKDLPREEEAVEDQSRVVLSGALATLPLREAREAFEREYLLTQINRFGGNISRTASFVGMERSALHRKLKSLGVVTSNKAGARIAHVEKETEEDMA; from the coding sequence ATGAGTGACATTCTGATTGTTGACGATGAACGCGACATCCGTGAGCTGGTTTCTGATATCCTTGAGGATGAAGGCTACGCGACGCGCAAGGCTGGCAGTTCCGAGGAATGCATGGCCGCGCTGAATGAGGCGCCGCCTGCGCTCATGGTACTGGATATCTGGCTGAAGGATAGCCAGATGGACGGCATCGACATTCTGAAAGTGGTGAAACGGGACAATCCGGAGATCCCCGTGGTGATCATTTCAGGTCATGGCAATATCGAGATCGCGGTCGCTGCGATCAAGCAAGGCGCCTATGACTTTATCGAAAAACCTTTTAATATTGACCAGTTACTGGTCGTTATTCGCCGCGCGATGGAGACATCAAAGCTGCGCCGCGAGAACACTGATCTGAAACGCCAGGACTCGGGCGCCAGCGAAATGATCGGCGCCTCAGCCGCCTATCGTGCCCTGGTCAGCCAGCTGGATAAGGTCACCAAATCCAACGGACGGGTGATGCTGACCGGGCCTGCGGGCAGCGGCAAGGAAATCGCCGCGCGCTATATCCATACCCAGTCGAACCGCGCCTCAGCGCCCTTTGTGACGGTAAACTGCGCCAGCATTGAGCCGGACCGGATGGAAGAGGTGTTGTTCGGCCGCGAAAGTGCCGAGCGCGGAGTTGAACCGGGCCTGCTGGAGCAGGCGCATGGCGGCGTTGTCTTCTTTGATGAGGTTGCGGATATGCCGCTTGGCACCCAGTCAAAGATCCTGCGGGTGCTGGTTGATCAGCAGTTCCAGCGGGTTGGCGGCTCTGACAAGGTACGGGTGGACCTGCGGGTCATTTCAGCGACCAATAAGGACCTTGAGCGTGAGATTGAGGCGGATCGCTTCCGTCAGGAGCTTTATCATCGCCTGAATGTGGTGCCGATCCCGGTTCCGTCACTGGCGGACCGTCGCGAGGATATCCCGCTGTTGGCGGACCATTTCATCGAGCAGTTCAACCAGAGCCAGGGTCTGCCGCTTCGTAGGCTGAGCGAAGATGCCGTTGCGTTGATGCAGACCATGCTGTGGCCGGGCAATGTGCGCCAGTTGAAGAACATGGTGGAACGTGTTCTGATTCTTGGTGAAAACAGCGGTCCTATTGAGCCGAAAGATCTGCCGCGTGAAGAGGAAGCGGTGGAAGATCAGAGCCGTGTTGTGCTGTCCGGCGCACTTGCAACGCTGCCATTGCGGGAGGCGCGTGAGGCCTTTGAGCGGGAATATCTGCTTACTCAGATCAACCGCTTCGGCGGCAATATCAGCCGCACGGCCTCCTTTGTTGGGATGGAACGTTCAGCCCTGCACCGCAAACTGAAATCGCTGGGGGTGGTGACCTCCAACAAGGCAGGCGCGCGGATCGCTCATGTGGAGAAAGAAACCGAGGAGGATATGGCCTGA
- the dusB gene encoding tRNA dihydrouridine synthase DusB — protein MSFTLGSTSLTPPIALAPMAGITDRPFRDLVRSFGAGLMVSEMVASQEMVQAKPGVRERAELSADVENTAVQIAGRDAYWMAEAARQVESRGAKVIDINMGCPAKKVTNGYSGSALLKTPDHALSLIEAVVAAVSVPVTLKTRLGWDDNSLNAADVARRAQDAGVQMVTIHGRTRCQFYKGSADWKAIAAVKGALNVPLLANGDIVDTATARTALAQSGADGVMIGRGVQGKPWLLAEVAHDIWGSAAPEVPTGSDLVQMVSAHYEAMIAFYGTDLGLRVARKHLGWYMDEAATPAPLRREVLTAKAPRTVLQLLPDALIGGAGPDRGPDLAAGQAA, from the coding sequence TTGTCCTTCACTCTCGGTTCCACTTCTCTGACCCCTCCCATCGCTCTGGCGCCGATGGCTGGAATCACGGATCGCCCCTTTCGTGATCTGGTGCGCAGCTTTGGTGCCGGTCTCATGGTGAGCGAGATGGTCGCCAGTCAGGAAATGGTACAGGCCAAACCCGGCGTGCGTGAACGGGCCGAACTGAGTGCGGATGTCGAGAATACGGCAGTGCAGATTGCCGGGCGCGATGCCTATTGGATGGCAGAGGCCGCACGACAGGTGGAGAGCCGCGGTGCCAAGGTCATTGATATCAATATGGGCTGCCCCGCCAAGAAGGTGACCAATGGCTATTCAGGCTCGGCCCTGCTGAAGACGCCGGATCATGCGCTGTCTCTGATTGAGGCGGTGGTGGCCGCAGTGTCGGTGCCGGTCACGTTGAAAACGCGGCTTGGCTGGGACGACAATAGCCTGAATGCCGCCGATGTGGCCCGCCGCGCGCAGGACGCAGGCGTGCAGATGGTGACCATTCACGGGCGCACCCGATGTCAGTTCTACAAAGGGTCTGCCGATTGGAAGGCGATTGCAGCGGTCAAGGGCGCGCTGAACGTGCCATTATTGGCCAATGGCGATATCGTGGATACGGCGACCGCTCGAACTGCGCTGGCACAGTCCGGCGCCGATGGGGTGATGATCGGGCGCGGCGTGCAGGGCAAACCCTGGCTGCTGGCTGAGGTGGCCCATGACATCTGGGGCAGCGCTGCGCCCGAGGTGCCGACCGGGTCGGATCTGGTTCAGATGGTCAGTGCTCACTATGAGGCGATGATTGCGTTCTACGGTACCGATCTGGGTCTGCGGGTCGCGCGCAAGCATCTGGGCTGGTATATGGATGAGGCCGCGACGCCCGCGCCCCTGCGGCGCGAGGTGCTGACTGCTAAGGCGCCCAGAACGGTGCTGCAGCTGCTGCCTGATGCGCTGATCGGTGGCGCTGGGCCGGATCGCGGTCCCGACCTCGCGGCAGGGCAGGCGGCATGA
- a CDS encoding response regulator, with translation MDGTVLVADDDRTIRTVLTQALTRAGCKVHATSSLTTLMRWVGEGKGDVVISDVMMPDGNGLEMLPKIADDRPGLPVIVISAQNTIMTAIKAAEAEAYDYLPKPFDLPELMKRTAKALTERRSGPGALRAATQAGGPAGGAETAGESHEDLPLVGRTEVMQTLYRLIARVMNTDIPLLITGESGTGKSLIARSMHDLSDRRTLPFVRAEAADLASLEGPAQLLAEVRGGTLLLDELADLSEEAQARVVRMMDAPGDHQPRFIATSQQDLTAAMEAGGLRQDLYYRISGTELPVPALRARVDDISLLCAHFLTRAENEGAPHRRLSEAAREPLRQFPWPGNVRQLENVVRRLALTARSEEISLDEVNAALGAQSGGEPMAATGSTLSSEKLSESVARHLQRYFDLHGDMLPPPGLYARLMREVETPLIEISLAMTGGNQAKCADLLGINRNTLRKKITDLDIEVTRRRKLM, from the coding sequence ATGGACGGCACTGTTCTGGTCGCAGATGACGATCGCACAATCCGCACGGTTTTGACCCAGGCCTTGACGCGCGCTGGCTGCAAGGTCCATGCGACCTCCTCTCTGACGACGCTGATGCGCTGGGTGGGCGAGGGGAAGGGCGATGTCGTGATCTCCGATGTGATGATGCCGGATGGCAACGGGCTGGAGATGCTGCCCAAGATCGCGGACGACCGGCCGGGGTTGCCGGTGATTGTGATTTCGGCGCAGAACACCATTATGACCGCGATTAAGGCGGCGGAGGCGGAAGCCTATGATTACCTGCCCAAACCGTTTGATCTGCCGGAGCTGATGAAGCGCACCGCCAAGGCGCTGACCGAAAGGCGGAGCGGGCCGGGGGCGCTGCGCGCTGCTACGCAGGCTGGTGGCCCGGCGGGAGGGGCGGAGACCGCAGGCGAGAGCCATGAGGATCTGCCGCTGGTCGGGCGCACCGAGGTGATGCAAACGCTCTACCGGCTGATCGCGCGGGTGATGAACACCGATATACCCCTGTTGATCACGGGTGAAAGCGGCACAGGAAAATCACTGATTGCCCGGTCGATGCATGATCTGTCGGACCGCCGCACCCTGCCGTTTGTCCGGGCGGAGGCGGCGGATCTGGCGTCACTTGAAGGTCCGGCGCAGTTGCTGGCTGAGGTTCGTGGAGGGACGCTTCTGCTGGATGAGCTGGCGGATCTGTCGGAGGAAGCCCAGGCCCGTGTCGTGCGGATGATGGATGCACCGGGGGATCATCAGCCCCGGTTCATCGCCACCAGTCAGCAGGATCTCACTGCAGCGATGGAGGCTGGTGGTTTGCGACAGGACCTCTACTACCGGATCAGCGGCACCGAGCTGCCGGTGCCTGCGCTGCGTGCCCGCGTTGATGATATCTCCCTGCTGTGCGCGCATTTCCTCACTCGGGCCGAGAACGAGGGCGCGCCGCACCGTCGGCTGAGCGAGGCGGCGCGGGAGCCGCTGCGGCAGTTCCCGTGGCCGGGCAATGTCCGCCAGCTGGAAAACGTGGTGCGCCGTTTGGCGCTGACTGCGCGCAGCGAAGAGATCAGCCTCGACGAAGTCAACGCCGCGCTGGGCGCGCAATCGGGCGGTGAGCCGATGGCAGCGACAGGCAGTACACTCAGCAGTGAGAAACTGTCGGAATCAGTGGCGCGACATTTGCAGCGCTATTTCGATCTGCACGGCGATATGCTGCCGCCTCCAGGTCTATATGCCCGTCTGATGCGCGAGGTTGAGACCCCGTTGATTGAAATATCGCTCGCAATGACGGGCGGAAATCAGGCAAAATGTGCGGATTTACTTGGCATTAACCGCAATACGCTGCGCAAGAAGATCACAGATCTTGATATTGAGGTGACACGCCGCCGCAAACTGATGTAA
- a CDS encoding two-component system sensor histidine kinase NtrB translates to MTQDMAGSGATQNWNGADSALWASLPVPAFVIDPEARIEDVNSAGEGFLNTSRKALLGKAIWQHVIIAPAIDEAVARARDNGTPLFVNDIDVGAPGRAPLQCNVQVARVQGVEGRMLILLSPRELAGRLTQNHSAKSAAQSAIGMAEMLAHEIKNPLAGITGAAQLLSMGLSGDDLELTDLIVSESRRIVKLLEQVEQFGNLSTPAFQEVNIHDVLDRARRSALLGFGAHMTIIEDYDPSLPMAWGDGDQLLQVVLNLLKNAAEAADPGGGTIRIRTFYEHSFRLRRSDGSGKLLPLQIEISDDGPGLPEAIRDDIFDPFVSGRENGTGLGLALVSKIIADHQGWISVNSEPGQTVFRLSLSRVPTAPRPVPIPNAPRQE, encoded by the coding sequence ATGACACAGGATATGGCTGGATCAGGGGCTACGCAGAATTGGAACGGTGCCGATAGCGCGCTTTGGGCCTCGCTGCCTGTGCCGGCCTTTGTGATTGATCCGGAGGCCCGGATCGAAGATGTGAATTCTGCCGGTGAAGGGTTTCTCAATACCTCGCGCAAGGCACTGCTGGGCAAGGCGATCTGGCAACATGTGATCATTGCTCCCGCCATCGACGAGGCGGTGGCGCGCGCCCGCGACAATGGTACGCCTTTGTTTGTCAATGACATCGACGTTGGGGCGCCCGGGCGGGCGCCGCTGCAATGCAATGTACAGGTAGCACGGGTGCAGGGTGTTGAGGGGCGGATGCTGATCCTGCTCTCCCCGCGCGAGCTGGCCGGACGCCTGACGCAGAACCATTCCGCCAAATCTGCCGCGCAATCCGCAATCGGTATGGCAGAAATGCTGGCCCATGAGATCAAGAACCCGCTGGCGGGCATCACCGGTGCTGCGCAGCTGTTGTCGATGGGGCTGTCAGGCGATGATCTGGAATTGACCGATCTGATCGTCAGCGAAAGCCGACGCATCGTGAAACTGCTGGAGCAGGTGGAACAATTCGGAAACCTCTCAACCCCGGCCTTTCAGGAGGTCAATATCCACGATGTATTGGATCGGGCGCGCCGCTCCGCCCTGTTGGGGTTCGGCGCTCATATGACCATCATTGAGGATTACGATCCCTCACTGCCCATGGCCTGGGGGGATGGGGACCAGCTTTTGCAGGTGGTGTTGAACCTGCTGAAGAACGCAGCAGAGGCTGCGGATCCGGGGGGCGGCACCATACGGATCCGTACGTTCTACGAGCACTCCTTCCGACTGCGCCGCAGTGATGGATCCGGTAAGCTGTTGCCGCTGCAAATCGAGATTTCGGACGATGGCCCCGGACTGCCTGAGGCAATTCGCGATGATATCTTTGATCCCTTTGTCTCTGGTCGGGAGAATGGCACCGGATTGGGGCTGGCACTGGTCAGCAAGATCATTGCCGATCACCAGGGCTGGATCTCAGTCAATTCCGAACCCGGCCAGACGGTTTTTCGACTGTCACTGTCGCGTGTGCCCACCGCACCGCGTCCCGTACCCATCCCAAACGCCCCACGGCAGGAGTAG